In Antarcticibacterium arcticum, the genomic stretch AGAGAGCACCTGGCATTGGAGCGAACAAAGCTGGCGAATGAGCGCACTTTGCTTTCCTATACCCAGGCGGCCTTGTATTTTCTACTTGGGGGCCTTGCGCTTATTCAGTTAAAGGAATACGAGAAGATGCATTATATAGGTTATCTGGCACTTGTATTTTCGGTGTTATTCGTGACTGTAGGCATCTGGCGGTTTATTGTGCTCAGGAATAAGATGAAAGATCTCCTGCGGGGGAAAGTTGAATCTTCAGATCCGCAAGAGGAAGAAG encodes the following:
- a CDS encoding DUF202 domain-containing protein, encoding MRKVKFGSLFTTRKIDETLIREHLALERTKLANERTLLSYTQAALYFLLGGLALIQLKEYEKMHYIGYLALVFSVLFVTVGIWRFIVLRNKMKDLLRGKVESSDPQEEEESIS